DNA from Methylobacterium currus:
GCGTCTTCTTCGATCCCAGCACCGCCTTCGGGCCCGACGCTCCAGCCCGCGTCGCCGCGACGCAAGCGCCGGAGCAATCCGCCCAGATCCTGCGCTGACGCGACGCCCTTCAGAAAACAGGGCCCCCACCCCACATCAGGTCGCGATCAGAGGCGCATCGCCTCCGGAGCCGCGAGGCTCCGTTCCGATACCGGAGCGACCCGATGCTGTTCTTCCGCAAGCGCGCCGAGATGCCCGCGCCCGACCAGATCCTGCCGGGGCGGCCTACTCTCCTGCCGACGGCGGAGCGGCATTTCGTCAACGGCCATCCGCTCAAGGGGCCCTATCCGGACGGCACCGAGATCGCCGTGTTCGGCCTCGGCTGCTTCTGGGGCGCGGAGCGCAAGTTCTGGCAGCTCGGCGATGGCGTCTTCGTCACTGCCGTCGGGTATGCCGCCGGCACCACGCCGAACCCGACCTACGAGGAGGTCTGCTCGGGGCTGACCGGCCACAACGAGGTCGTGCTCGTCGCCTACGACCCGCGCGTGATCTCCTTCGCCGCCCTGCTCAAGACCTTCTGGGAGAGCCACGACCCGACCCAGGGCATGTGCCAGGGCAACGATGTCGGCACGCAGTACCGCTCCGGCATCTACCTGCCCGACGAGGCTCGCCGGGCCGAGGCGGAGACCTCCCGCCAGACGTATGCCGCCGCCCTGAAGGCGCGGGGCTTCGGCCCCATCACCACGGAGATCCGCGACGGCGGCCCGTTCTACTTCGCCGAGGACTACCACCAGCAGTACCTGGCGAAGAATCCCGGTGGCTATTGCGGGTTAGGGGGAACCGGTGTGTCCTGCCCGATCGGGGTCGGCGTCGCGGCCGAGTGAGGCGCTCGCAGTAAGCTGCCCAACGCGGGACCGGCCGGTGCCGGTCCCGATCTCTCGTCACCGCGCCTTCAGGACCGTGCGGCAGGCCTCCGGCAGGCCCGCCAGGGTCATCGGCGGGCGCGGCTTGCCGGGCGGGCGCGGCTTGGGGTTCAGCACCGCGTCCGTGAACCAGTAATCGAGCTCGGAGCCGCAGCCGTCGCCGGCCGGCGGCGGGTCCTGGTCGTGGCAGGCCGCCTCGCCCGCCGGGCATTCGAGCCGGATATGGAAGTGGTAGTTGTGGCCGTAGATCGGCCGCACCTTGGTGAGCCAGCTCCGGTCGGACCCCGCCTCGCGGCAGAGCGCCCGCTTGATCGCCGGGTTGACGAAGATCCGCGCCACCTCCGGCTCGCGCGACACCATCTTGATCAGCCGCAGGTGCTCCGGGCGCCAGACCTCCGGGTCGATGTCGCGCCGGTCCGACCGCACCACGTTGGTGGCCGAGATCTCCTCCCGCTCGGCCCGGGTCAGGCGCCTGTCCGGCATCGGGCTCAGCCAGATATCGGCGTCGAGGCCGAGCTGGTGCGAGGCATGGCCGGTCAGCATCGGCCCGCCCCGGGGCTGGGACATGTCGCCGACGAGGAGCCCCGGCCAGCCCGCCTTGCGCGGCGCCTCGGTCGCAATCTTTTCCAGGAAGGCGACGAGCCGGGGATGGCCCCAGTTCCGGTTGCGCGACAGGCGCATCACCTGCCAGGTGGCGCCGTCGATTGGCAGCGACTCGGCCCCGGCCACGCAACCCCGGGCGTAGCCGCCGATCGCCTGGGGCGGCAGGGCCGCCGGCGTCGTCGCACGGCCGAACAGGGCTTTCGCCGGCGTGGACGGATCGTCCGGATTGGCGAGCGGCGGCAGCGGCTTCGGGTTGAGGGTGCCGCGATCCTGCGCGAGGGCGGGAGCGGCGAGCGCGAGGAGGACCGTCAGGACGGCGGCACGGCAGATCGGCATGGGACCGGGGTTTTATGGGACCAGGGTTATGGAACGCAGGGGCATGAGCCGCGGAGGCATGGGCCGCGGAAGCATGGGCCGCAGGCTAGCGCCCCGATCGCCCGCGGGGAACTGCCTCGCTGCTCCGCCATTCGCCGCAGCGGTTACGGCAGGCCCCTCACGGTCGAGCCTCGGAACACGCTCCGCTGCAGCAGCGTTGCCGGGGAAGAGTGAGGATTCTGGAGAGTTCCGATGACCACCGTCGCACCGACCGTCGGCGACCGCTCCGACATGGGCAGCACCAGCACCAGCGAGACCAACGCGCTGATCGCCAGCGACCGCGTCGAGGGCACCACCGTGCGCCGCCCGAACGGCGACAGCATCGGCCGCATCGAGCGCCTGATGATCGAGAAGGCCACCGGCAAGGTCGTCTATGCCGTGATGAGCTTCGGCGGCTTCCTCGGCATCGGCGAGGGCTATCACACCATCCCGTGGTCGACCCTGCGCTTCGCGCCGGAGCTGGACGCCTACGTGATCGACCTCACCGAAGAGCAGCTCCGCGCCGCCCCGCCGGCCTCGGCGGAGGGCAACGATCCTTCCTTCGACCGGAAGTGGGAGGAGCACGTTCACAGCTACTTCAACGCCACGCCGTACTGGAGCATCTGATACCGACGGTCGCAAGAAAACGACCATTGGTTCCGTTCTCGAATTTTCACCAAGCTCAATTCTCGCCAATCTTGATTCTCGCCAAGCCCAAGGTCCCGGACTTCTGGGCTCGGCAGCCAAAATGCGAGATGGATCAACGGCCTCGTCGATCCCGGGCCTGCCCGGGATCGAGTCGATGCGTCAGTATCCGAGGCCGCCGGCATGACGTGTCCCGGCGGGGGCCGCCTCACGGCGCCTCCGCCGGGACGCCCGACAGGGTCCAGCGGCACAGGCTCGTCCCCTTCACCTTCAGGCAATCATAGGCGATGCCGCCGATCACCACCCGTTCGGCATTGCCCTCGATCCGTTCGCGGCCGACCCGCGAGCAGCCGAGGTGATCGGCCTTTGGGTCCGCCAGCCGCGACGTGATCGCGGCGGGGTTCCCCCCTGTCTCCGCCATCATGATGCGCAGGTTGGACAAGGCCCCGCAGGTCAGGACCTTCTCGGGCGCGGCAGGCTTGGCGGGCGCCTTCGCCCTCTGAGCGCTCGCCGGCTCCGCCAGCAACGCGAGGACGAGCCAGCACCCGGCCCGCAATCCGGAGAGGACGCGCGTCACGCGCCGGCCCTCATCGATCAGAGGCCTCCCATGCGGCGCACCAGCGCCCACTCCGCCTCGCTGACCGGCTGCACTGACAGGCGCGAGTTGTTGACGAGCACCATCTCGCGCAGGGCCGGCTCGGCCTTGATCGCCTCCAGGGTGACGGGAAGAGGGAGCGCCGCGACCGCCTTCAGGTCGACCATGCCGAAGCGGCCGCTCTCGTCGGTAGGGTCGGGATAATAGGTGCGGATCACCTCGACGATGCCGACCACCGCCTTGCCCTCGTTCGAGTGATAGAAGAAGCCCTGCTCGCCGAGCCGCATCGCTTCGAGGTTCTTGCGGGCGACGTGGTTGCGCACCCCGTTCCAGTAGGTCCCCGCCGCGCCGGCGGCGACCTGGTCGTCCCACGACCAGACCGAAGGCTCGGACTTGTAGAGCCAGTACGCCATGCCGTCGTCTTTCCTCTCGCGTGATGCGCCCATCGTCTCGCGCGTGCGAGGCGCCCATGCACTCTCGCGCGCGAGGCGCGCATGCACTCTCTCGCACGAGGCGCCTATGCATTCTCGCGCGCGAGGCGCACATGGCCCCCATCGCCCGATCCGGGGTCGGGAGTCCAGGGGGCAGGGCAGGCCCGTCCTGTGGTCACCTGACCCAGGGTTCGCCGGGGCGGCGCGTGCCGCCGCGGCGATCGCGGCCGAAAGACTTCCAACATAGCACGAGCTCGCCGAGCCCTCGAAAGCTGACGCCACGAGCCGGACGGAGAACCCGCGCATCATCACGTCGACGGCGTGACGACGACGCGGAGCGGCCCGATCGTGGACTGGACCTGGTTTCTCTCGGCGGGCGCGTTCGCGGTCGCGATGTCGGCGCCGCCCGGCCCCAACAACACCATGGCGGTGGCCTCCGGGGCGACCTGCGGCTTCGCCCGCACGGTGCCGCACATGCTCGGCATCGCGGCGGGTTTCGCCGTGATGCTGCTCGTTCTGGGCACGGCCGGCCTGCCGCTGCTCACCGATCCGCGGGTCCATGCGGTCCTGAAACGGGGCGGGGCGGCCTCCCTGCTGCGGCTCGCCTGGAAGCGCGCGAGGTCCGACCCCGAGCCGGCCGACCCCGCCACGCACACGTCCGGGCGCCACTCGGATTCCTGCAGGCGGCCCTGTTCCAGTGGGTGGAACCCGTAGGCCTGGGTCATCGCCGCGGGCGCGCTCGCCACCTACGCCGCCCAAACCGAGGATGCGCCGTTCGCCGCGACCATGATCCTGGCGGTCCTGTTCGGGCTCGTCGCCCTGCCCTGCCTGGGCTTCTGGACGCTGATCGGCGTCGGCACCGCCCGGGTGCTGAGGGCGCGACGGGCCTTGCGGCTGTTCAACCTCGCCATGGCGGGCTGCCGGTGATGTCCCTGCGGCCGGCCCTGAGGGAGTATCGGAACAAGCCGCGTTTCCCGTGAAACACTTTCGCGGGTGCGCGGGCCGGGGCCGGCCCGCGCGAACCCGCCTTACGCGACGCCGCCCTGCGCCTGGGCCTCGGCGGCCTTCTGGCGGTAGAGGCCGACGAAGTCGATCGGGTCGATGTAGAGCGGCGGGAAGCCGCCGTTGCGCACCGCGTCGGCGATGATCTGGCGGGCGAACGGGAACAGCAGCCGCGGGCACTCGATCATCACCGCCGGATGCATCTGGTCCTGCGGGATGTTGCGCAGGCGGAAGATGCCCGCATAGGTCAGCTCGAAGGCGAACAGCACCTCGGCGCCGATCTTGGCGTCGCCCTCGAGACGCAGGTCGACCTCGAAATCCTCCTCGGCGAGCTGCCGGGCGTTGACGTTGACCTGGATGTTGATCTGCGGACCCTGCTGCTGCGGCTGCAGCGAGCGCGGCGCATTCGGGTTCTCGAAGGAGAGGTCCTTGGCGTATTGCGCGAGGGCGTTGAGGGTCGGCGTGAAATCGTCGGGCTGCGCCGCGGCGCCACCGTTGCCGTTCGGGACCGGGGAGTCGGCCATGGCGGAGGGTTCCTTCGAGGGCTGGACGTAAACGACGAACCGGCACGCGCTGGCGCGAAAAACGGCGCGCACGCCGGCGGCGTTGCCGCTATCATGCCCGCAGGCCGCGAACAAGCAGAGGCGCCGATCATCTCTTCCGCGTCACGGCCTCCCGTCT
Protein-coding regions in this window:
- a CDS encoding LysE family translocator, whose translation is MDWTWFLSAGAFAVAMSAPPGPNNTMAVASGATCGFARTVPHMLGIAAGFAVMLLVLGTAGLPLLTDPRVHAVLKRGGAASLLRLAWKRARSDPEPADPATHTSGRHSDSCRRPCSSGWNP
- the secB gene encoding protein-export chaperone SecB codes for the protein MADSPVPNGNGGAAAQPDDFTPTLNALAQYAKDLSFENPNAPRSLQPQQQGPQINIQVNVNARQLAEEDFEVDLRLEGDAKIGAEVLFAFELTYAGIFRLRNIPQDQMHPAVMIECPRLLFPFARQIIADAVRNGGFPPLYIDPIDFVGLYRQKAAEAQAQGGVA
- a CDS encoding PRC-barrel domain-containing protein; its protein translation is MGSTSTSETNALIASDRVEGTTVRRPNGDSIGRIERLMIEKATGKVVYAVMSFGGFLGIGEGYHTIPWSTLRFAPELDAYVIDLTEEQLRAAPPASAEGNDPSFDRKWEEHVHSYFNATPYWSI
- the msrA gene encoding peptide-methionine (S)-S-oxide reductase MsrA; translation: MLFFRKRAEMPAPDQILPGRPTLLPTAERHFVNGHPLKGPYPDGTEIAVFGLGCFWGAERKFWQLGDGVFVTAVGYAAGTTPNPTYEEVCSGLTGHNEVVLVAYDPRVISFAALLKTFWESHDPTQGMCQGNDVGTQYRSGIYLPDEARRAEAETSRQTYAAALKARGFGPITTEIRDGGPFYFAEDYHQQYLAKNPGGYCGLGGTGVSCPIGVGVAAE
- the mepA gene encoding penicillin-insensitive murein endopeptidase — protein: MPICRAAVLTVLLALAAPALAQDRGTLNPKPLPPLANPDDPSTPAKALFGRATTPAALPPQAIGGYARGCVAGAESLPIDGATWQVMRLSRNRNWGHPRLVAFLEKIATEAPRKAGWPGLLVGDMSQPRGGPMLTGHASHQLGLDADIWLSPMPDRRLTRAEREEISATNVVRSDRRDIDPEVWRPEHLRLIKMVSREPEVARIFVNPAIKRALCREAGSDRSWLTKVRPIYGHNYHFHIRLECPAGEAACHDQDPPPAGDGCGSELDYWFTDAVLNPKPRPPGKPRPPMTLAGLPEACRTVLKAR
- a CDS encoding EVE domain-containing protein encodes the protein MAYWLYKSEPSVWSWDDQVAAGAAGTYWNGVRNHVARKNLEAMRLGEQGFFYHSNEGKAVVGIVEVIRTYYPDPTDESGRFGMVDLKAVAALPLPVTLEAIKAEPALREMVLVNNSRLSVQPVSEAEWALVRRMGGL